One region of Camelina sativa cultivar DH55 chromosome 6, Cs, whole genome shotgun sequence genomic DNA includes:
- the LOC104793702 gene encoding boron transporter 1 — translation MEETFVPFEGIKNDLKGRLMCYKQDWTGGFKAGFRILAPTTYIFFASAIPVISFGEQLERSTDGVLTAVQTLASTAICGMIHSIIGGQPLLILGVAEPTVIMYTFMFNFAKARPELGRDLFLAWSGWVCVWTALMLFVLAICGACSIINRFTRVAGELFGLLIAMLFMQQAIKGLVDEFRIPERENQKLKEFLPSWRFANGMFALVLSFGLLLTGLRSRKARSWRYGSGWLRSLIADYGVPLMVLVWTGVSYIPAGDVPKGIPRRLFSPNPWSPGAYGNWTVVKEMLDVPVAYIIGAFIPASMIAVLYYFDHSVASQLAQQNEFNLRKPSSYHYDLLLLGFLTLMCGLLGVPPSNGVIPQSPMHTKSLATLKYQLLRNRLVATARRSIKKNASLGQLYDNMQEAYHHMQTPLVYQQPKGLKELKESTIQATTFTGNLNAPVDETLFDIEKEIDDLLPVEVKEQRVSNLLQSTMVGGCVAAMPLLKMIPTSVLWGYFAFMAIESLPGNQFWERILLLFTAPSRRFKVLEDYHATFVETVPFKTIAMFTIFQAIYLLICFGLTWIPIAGVMFPLMIMFLIPVRQYLLPRFFKGAHLQDLDAAEYEEAPALPFNLAAETEIGSTTSYPGDSEILDEVITRSRGEFRHTSSPKVTSSSSTPVNNRSLSQVFSPRVSEIRLGQMSPRIVGNSPKPASCGRSPLNQSSSN, via the exons ATGGAAGAGACTTTTGTTCCCTTTGAAGGAATCAAGAATGATCTTAAAGGAAGATTGATGTGCTATAAGCAAGATTGGACCGGAGGATTCAAGGCTGGCTTTAG GATTCTGGCTCCCACCACTTACATATTTTTCGCGTCTGCCATTCCTGTCATCTCATTCGGTGAACAACTTGAAAGAAGCACCg ATGGAGTTCTCACGGCTGTTCAAACCTTAGCTTCCACAGCCATTTGCGGCATGATACACTCCATTATCGGAGGTCAGCCTCTGCTTATTCTAGGAGTTGCAGAGCCTACTGTTATTATGTACACTTTCATGTTTAACTTTGCTAAGGCGAGACCTGAACTGGGACGAGATCTCTTCTTGGCGTGGTCTGGATG GGTTTGCGTTTGGACTGCTTTGATGCTCTTTGTGCTGGCTATATGTGGTGCTTGTTCCATCATCAATAGGTTCACTCGAGTAGCTGGCGAATTGTTTGGACTGCTTATTGCTATGCTCTTCATGCAACAAGCCATCAAA GGACTAGTCGATGAGTTCCGCATTCCTGAACGAGAGAATCAGAAGCTCAAGGAGTTCTTACCTTCCTGGAGGTTTGCTAATGGGATGTTTGCTCTGGTTCTCTCCTTTGGTCTTCTTCTCACTGGACTTAGAAGCAGAAAAGCCAGATCATGGCGGTACGGATCTG GCTGGCTCAGAAGCTTAATAGCTGACTATGGTGTACCACTCATGGTGCTAGTGTGGACCGGTGTCTCCTACATTCCAGCTGGAGACGTTCCAAAAGGAATCCCCCGGCGACTTTTTAGCCCAAATCCTTGGTCCCCTGGTGCTTATGGAAATTGGACCGTAGTAAAG GAGATGCTTGATGTTCCAGTCGCCTACATTATTGGAGCTTTCATTCCAGCTTCAATGATTGCTGTGCTTTATTACTTTGACCATAGCGTAGCTTCACAGCTTGCACAGCAAAACGAATTCAATTTGAGAAAACCGTCTTCTTACCACTACGATTTGCTTCTTCTTGGGTTTCTG ACCTTAATGTGTGGTCTACTTGGAGTCCCTCCATCAAATGGTGTCATTCCTCAATCTCCAATGCATACGAAGAGCTTAGCAACTCTTAAATACCAG TTGCTTCGTAACAGACTGGTTGCAACAGCACGAAGAAGCATCAAAAAGAATGCAAGTTTGGGACAGCTCTATGACAATATGCAAGAAGCTTATCATCACATGCAGACACCATTAGTGTACCAACAACCCAAA GGTTTAAAAGAACTGAAAGAATCGACAATCCAAGCGACTACATTCACCGGAAACCTCAATGCTCCAGTTGATGAAACTCTGTTCGATATAGAGAAAGAAATTGATGATTTGCTACCAGTTGAAGTAAAAGAACAACGGGTAAGCAACTTGCTTCAGTCTACAATGGTAGGAGGATGCGTTGCAGCTATGCCTCTCCTTAAAATGATCCCAACATCAGTCCTATGGGGCTATTTTGCCTTCATGGCCATTGAAAGCTTACCCGGAAACCAATTCTGGGAAAGGATCTTACTTCTCTTCACCGCCCCAAGTCGCCGCTTCAA GGTTCTTGAAGATTACCATGCAACATTCGTGGAAACGGTTCCATTCAAGACAATTGCAATGTTCACTATTTTCCAAGCGATTTATCTCTTAATCTGCTTTGGCCTCACATGGATCCCAATCGCAGGAGTCATGTTCCCTCTAATGATCATGTTCTTAATCCCTGTTCGACAGTATCTCCTCCCTAGGTTCTTCAAAGGAGCTCATCTTCAGGACTTAGACGCAGCAGAGTATGAAGAAGCTCCAGCTTTACCCTTCAATCTCGCAGCG GAAACGGAGATAGGATCCACAACCTCGTATCCAGGAGATTCAGAGATTCTTGATGAGGTTATTACACGAAGCAGAGGAGAGTTTAGACACACAAGTAGCCCTAAGGTGACAAGTTCGAGTTCGACTCCAGTCAACAACCGGAGTTTGTCTCAAGTGTTTAGTCCACGAGTGAGTGAAATCAGGTTGGGTCAGATGAGTCCTCGAATCGTCGGAAACAGTCCAAAGCCGGCGAGTTGTGGGAGGAGTCCCTTGAACCAGTCGTCATCGAACTGA
- the LOC104793711 gene encoding LOW QUALITY PROTEIN: DUF724 domain-containing protein 6 (The sequence of the model RefSeq protein was modified relative to this genomic sequence to represent the inferred CDS: inserted 1 base in 1 codon), whose translation MEETITKNSQVEVCSEEEGFADAWFRGVLEENPTKSERKKLRVRYMTLLADDGSSPLFENIEPRFIRPVPPEDEYKGVVFEEGLMVDADHKDGWWTGVIIKKLENDKFLVYYDTPPDIIEFGRNQLRPHLRWTGWKWVRPEIQELDKSMFSCGTMVEVSTVRGKPEVAWFPAMIVKEIEVDDEVKFIVKDCNKHLSFIGDDARTNTTVDSYRVRPTPLPFPVDYYKLLDPVEVFRGSVWRQGLVRGILNQNCYKVILANTKEESVFEHSDLRLCKVWQDGVWQDGPKQNSVKETPSNVIKAKPIRSCSGAKSVTPKRTTKHIRNDETLTKAETGAATRELRTKRANDVTNDNTPRAITPQAKPIASVKPVTPSRVRTATPLKXTEADTRGKTAPKKTPEPMSKKNGLKNSTKQKMLEEKSIEDKGIKRKREEKQIADLEETDESCNGPIAEINDTRTICAHADVDDQPLAARISSPTELPFDHSPVVVNNAVAAIDVEETQGNNTLMSLPFAKNSPFWKAYETVPQIPHFGPLSEAKEDIREWAAVGMMVTFYGLLDEINHLQPNVSSSTLRSLSCSFDELEKYGFDISTPQSRINKMVSLQDGRAKKEEERKCLEKTIEAGEMEGHKCEEELFELECKIVELKRQQVVVKENKEAEDKRTIEMKSAAETIKQDIEDLKLEIETTASAPW comes from the exons atggaggagACGATTACGAAGAATTCACAAGTAGAAGTGtgttctgaagaagaaggttttgcAGATGCATGGTTCAGAGGGGTTCTCGAAGAAAACCCAACGAAATCAGAACGCAAAAAGCTCCGTGTTCGTTACATGACTCTGTTGGCAGACGACggttcttctcctttgttcgaGAACATCGAACCGAGGTTCATCAGACCCGTTCCGCCGGAGGATGAGTACAAAGGTGTCGTTTTTGAGGAAGGGTTGATGGTGGATGCTGACCATAAAGACGGATGGTGGACCGGTGTGATTATCAAGAAATTGGAGAATGACAAGTTTTTGGTTTACTATGATACTCCACCTGACATTATTGAGTTCGGGAGAAACCAATTGAGACCCCATCTCCGCTGGACTGGTTGGAAATGGGTCCGACCAGAGATTCAG GAATTGGATAAGTCCATGTTTAGCTGCGGGACAATGGTGGAAGTGAGTACTGTCAGAGGGAAACCGGAAGTTGCCTGGTTCCCCGCTATGATAGTTAAAGAGATCGAAGTGGATGATGAGGTGAAGTTCATCGTGAAGGACTGTAATAAACACTTGAGCTTTATTGGTGATGACGCTAGAACAAACACTACCGTTGATTCCTACCGTGTTAGACCCACACCGCTTCCTTTTCCAGTTGACTATTACAAGTTGTTGGATCCTGTTGAGGTCTTTCGTGGTTCCGTATGGCGTCAAGGGTTGGTTAGAGGAATTCTCAATCAGAATTGTTACAAGGTTATTTTAGCGAATACAAAGGAGGAAAGCGTGTTTGAACACTCAGATCTCAGGCTTTGTAAGGTTTGGCAAGATGGTGTTTGGCAGGATGGACCAAAG CAAAATTCTGTGAAAGAAACTCCTTCCAATGTCATAAAAGCAAAGCCAATTCGCTCTTGTTCTGGTGCTAAGTCAGTGACTCCGAAAAGGACCACAAAGCATATAAGAAATGACGAGACACTCACAAAAGCTGAAACTGGAGCT GCCACTCGAGAATTGAGAACGAAGAGGGCTAATGATGTTACTAATGATAATACTCCTCGGGCCATAACCCCGCAAGCGAAACCAATAG CCTCTGTTAAACCTGTGACCCCGTCCCGGGTCAGAACTGCAACGCCGTTGA CAACAGAGGCTGATACTCGAGGAAAGACAGCCCCCAAGAAGACCCCTGAGCCTATGAGTAAAAAGAATGGCTTGAAAAATTCAACTAAACAGAAG ATGCTTGAGGAGAAGAGTATCGAAGATAAGGgtataaaaaggaaaagagaagaaaaacagatCGCAGACCTTGAGGAAACTG ATGAGAGTTGCAATGGTCCAATAGCTGAGATCAATGATACAAGGACTATCTGCGCCCATGCTGATGTCGATGATCAGCCTCTCGCTGCAAGGATAAGTTCACCTACTG AGCTACCCTTTGATCATAGCCCGGTTGTGGTGAATAATGCTGTTGCTGCCATCGATGTTGAGGAAACACAAGGAAATAATACACTAATGAGTTTGCCTTTTGCAAAGAATTCACCGTTTTGGAAGGCGTATGAAACAGTACCACAGATTCCACATTTTGGCCCATTGTCTGAGGCTAAAGAAGATATCCGGGAATGGGCAGCAGTTGGTATGATGGTCACTTTCTACGGGTTATTAGATGAAATAAATCATCTGCAGCCTAATGTTTCCTCGAGCACACTAAGGAGCCTCAGTTGTTCTTTTGATGAGCTAGAGAAGTACGGATTTGACATTTCGACCCCTCAGTCACGGATCAACAAAATGGTTTCTCTCCAAGATGGGAGAGCaaagaaagaggaggaaagaaAATGTTTAGAGAAGACGATTGAAGCTGGAGAGATGGAAGGGCACAAGTGTGAAGAAGAACTGTTTGAGTTAGAATGCAAAATTGTTGAGCTGAAGAGACAACAAGTGGTTGTGAAAGAGAACAAGGAAGCTGAGGATAAAAGGACAATTGAAATGAAATCAGCAGCTGAAACGATTAAGCAAGACATTGAAGATTTGAAGCTTGAGATTGAGACAACTGCTTCTGCTCCATGGTAA
- the LOC104793706 gene encoding transcription factor MYB108-like, with translation MEDYERNSNSPTHEDDSDVRKGPWTEKEDAILVNFVSVHGDARWNHIARSSGLKRTGKSCRLRWLNYLRPDVRRGNITLEEQFMILKLHSLWGNRWSKIAQYLPGRTDNEIKNYWRTRVQKQAKHLRCDVNSNLFKETMRNVWMPRLVERINAQSSSATCEQVESMMIADPGQPIDVPSPGEPGYVQFNPHHHNQQQFLPATEISATSSNSPAETLSDVQGGAVNGSGYDPVGQTGFGEFNDWGCVGGNNMWTNDESLWFLQDQFCHETTSYSYN, from the exons ATGGAAGACTACGAGCGTAACTCAAACTCTCCAACTCATGAAGATGATTCTGATGTACGTAAAGGTCCATGGACCGAGAAAGAAGATGCAATCCTAGTCAACTTCGTGTCTGTCCATGGTGATGCTCGTTGGAACCACATCGCTCGTTCTTCTG GGCTTAAGAGAACTGGTAAGAGTTGCAGATTAAGATGGCTTAACTACTTACGTCCAGATGTTAGAAGAGGCAACATCACTCTCGAAGAACAATTTATGATCCTCAAACTCCATTCTCTATGGGGCAATag atGGTCGAAGATAGCACAGTATTTACCGGGAAGAACAGATAATGAAATAAAGAATTATTGGAGAACTCGAGTGCAAAAGCAAGCCAAACACCTAAGATGCGATGTTAATAGCAATCTTTTCAAAGAGACTATGCGAAACGTTTGGATGCCGAGATTAGTGGAAAGGATCAACGCCCAATCATCATCCGCCACGTGTGAGCAAGTGGAGTCAATGATGATCGCCGACCCAGGTCAACCTATTGACGTACCGAGTCCGGGCGAACCGGGTTACGTTCAATTCAACCCTCATCATCATAATCAGCAGCAATTCTTGCCGGCTACGGAGATATCAGCGACGTCTTCGAATTCGCCGGCAGAGACGTTATCGGACGTTCAAGGCGGGGCGGTGAACGGGTCGGGATATGACCCGGTGGGTCAAACGGGTTTCGGGGAGTTCAACGATTGGGGCTGTGTTGGTGGGAACAACATGTGGACCAATGACGAGAGTTTATGGTTCTTGCAGGACCAGTTCTGCCACGAAACGACATCGTATTCGTATAATTAA
- the LOC104793710 gene encoding LOW QUALITY PROTEIN: DUF724 domain-containing protein 5 (The sequence of the model RefSeq protein was modified relative to this genomic sequence to represent the inferred CDS: substituted 1 base at 1 genomic stop codon), translating to MPDEHNSEDNSRKRKRRELEHSSDLSESVLPSDRTPNVVKNFAADEDENNKAKDATVGLPFVKKSPVWKTXESMEVFKGVPQSPHFSPLVETKEDFREGFALGMMVTFSGVLEKVKDLETDVPISQLNSLKDSFTELEKHGFTVTAPLSRINKLLALKDRQVNISKELERYNKEMVVDETSEKRKAEQECGEMERKILEVKNKILELQMQEAALRKQKDATYDKISQIESRARDLSVELEDVGFEFETLLSAPW from the exons ATGCCGGATGAGCATAATAGTGAAGATAACAGTCGtaagaggaaaagaagagaacTAGAGCATAGTTCAGACCTCAGCGAGAGTG TGCTGCCCTCTGATCGAACCCCCAATGTGGTGAAGAATTTTGCTGCTGATGAGGATGAGAATAACAAAGCAAAGGATGCAACAGTGGGTTTGCCATTTGTGAAGAAGTCACCGGTTTGGAAGACATAAGAATCAATGGAGGTCTTCAAAGGAGTACCCCAAAGTCCTCATTTCAGCCCATTGGTTGAGACTAAAGAAGATTTCCGTGAAGGGTTTGCTTTAGGTATGATGGTGACATTTTCTGGGGTATTAGAGAAAGTAAAAGATCTGGAAACGGACGTTCCCATAAGCCAACTAAATAGCCTGAAAGACTCCTTTACCGAGCTAGAGAAGCATGGATTCACAGTTACAGCGCCTTTATCACGGATCAATAAGCTATTAGCTCTCAAAGATAGACAAGTAAATATTTCTAAGGAACTAgaaaggtacaacaaagagatggtAGTAGATGAAACTAGCGAAAAGCGCAAGGCTGAACAAGAGTGTGGTGAGATGGAACGCAAGATACTTGAGGTGAAAAACAAGATTCTGGAGCTGCAGATGCAAGAAGCAGCACTGAGAAAACAGAAGGATGCAACCTACGATAAGATAAGTCAGATTGAGTCACGAGCAAGAGATCTTAGTGTAGAGCTTGAAGATGTGGGGTTTGAGTTTGAGACACTTCTGTCGGCTCCCTGGTAA
- the LOC104793703 gene encoding ADP-ribosylation factor 1: MGLSFGKLFSRLFAKKEMRILMVGLDAAGKTTILYKLKLGEIVTTIPTIGFNVETVEYKNISFTVWDVGGQDKIRPLWRHYFQNTQGLIFVVDSNDRDRVVEARDELHRMLNEDELRDAVLLVFANKQDLPNAMNAAEITDKLGLHSLRQRHWYIQSTCATSGEGLYEGLDWLSNNIANKA, from the exons ATGGGTTTGTCCTTTGGAAAGTTGTTCAGCAGGCTCTTTGCGAAGAAAGAGATGCGTATTCTGATGGTTGGTCTCGATGCTGCTGGTAAGACGACCATCTTGTACAAGCTCAAACTTGGAGAGATCGTCACCACTATTCCTACCATTG ggttcAACGTTGAGACTGTTGAATACAAGAACATCAGCTTTACCGTGTGGGATGTCGGGGGTCAAGACAAG ATCCGTCCATTATGGAGACATTACTTCCAGAACACACAGGGACTCATCTTTGTTGTGGACAGTAATGATCGTGACCGTGTTGTTGAAGCTAGGGATGAGCTTCACAGGATGCTGAATGAG GATGAATTGAGGGATGCcgttcttcttgtttttgctAACAAGCAAGATCTTCCCAACGCGATGAACGCTGCTGAGATAACCGACAAGCTTGGGCTTCACTCCCTCCGCCAACGACACTG GTACATTCAGAGCACATGTGCCACCTCAGGAGAAGGTCTCTATGAGGGACTTGACTGGCTCTCCAACAACATCGCAAACAAG GCATAG
- the LOC104793709 gene encoding SWR1-complex protein 4, which produces MGGTDAKDILGLPKTPLSLTQEKKSRPQKESHRKPDGISREVYALTGGVAPLMPSIDVTQLKRRPPADEKVSWQWLPFTSSARKDDLQLYHWVRVVNNVPPTGDYNFAKYNKSVDILNYTDEEYENHLTDPVWTKEETDQFFEFCHNFDLRFVVIADRFPVSRTVEELKDRYYSVNRALLRARAQSPADVANHPLIKEPYDITRDRERKRALSMVLSQSRHQEKKDAEILAEAKRITEMRLAARRAEEPVVSANENAGLDKADGVVPGSSVSPSSNSQLPATAVAPSTLTMADYASTLASLRMLHVYLRTYGLEQMVQAASSAVGLRTIKRVEQTLQDLGVNLKPKVPTKTVCDEHLELRKEILTLLNLQKQLQYKESEGSSHREGSFAAMPDTPKDRVFASDPFSFGAERPIKKEQKRKGPGRQADTPSPAHKRPRKMKASDL; this is translated from the exons ATGGGTGGTACAGACGCAAAGGACATCCTCGGGTTGCCGAAGACTCCACTGTCTTTAACTCAGGAGAAGAAATCTCGACCCCAGAAAGAGTCCCATAGAAAGCCCGATGGCATTTCTCGCGAG GTTTACGCGCTTACGGGTGGCGTTGCTCCTCTTATGCCTTCAATTGATGTTACCCAGCTAAAACGCCGTCCCCCTGCTGATGAGAAG GTTTCTTGGCAATGGCTTCCCTTCACCAGTTCTGCTAGGAAAGATGATTTGCAGCTTTACCATTGG GTTAGAGTGGTGAATAATGTTCCACCAACAGGTGACTATAACTTTGCCAAATATAACAAG TCagttgatattttaaattacacAGACGAGGAGTACGAGAATCATTTAACGGATCCT GTGTGGACCAAGGAAGAGACTGATCAGTTTTTTGAATTCTGTCATAATTTTGATCTCCGCTTTGTTGTAATAGCTGATCGATTTCCGGTATCACGGACTGTGGAGGAGTTGAAGGATCGTTACTACAGCG TAAACCGGGCCCTGCTGCGTGCTAGAGCTCAGTCTCCAGCAGATGTTGCAAACCATCCTCTGATAAAG GAGCCTTATGATATTACACGCGATAGAGAGCGCAAGCGGGCATTGTCCATGGTCCTATCCCAGAGTAGACATCAGGAGAAGAAAGATGCTGAG ATTCTTGCTGAGGCTAAAAGAATCACAGAGATGCGATTGGCAGCACGT CGTGCAGAAGAGCCTGTTGTATCTGCAAATGAGAACGCCGGTCTTGATAAAGCTGATGGGGTAGTTCCAGGGAGTAGTGTATCTCCATCATCCAATTCTCAGCTTCCTGCTACTGCTGTGGCTCCATCAACACTAACTATGGCAGATTATGCCTCTACCCTTGCTTCCCTGCGTATG CTTCATGTATACTTGAGAACCTATGGACTTGAACAAATGGTCCAAGCTGCAAGCTCGGCTGTTGGTCTTCGAACGATCAAGCGTGTTGAGCAGACTCTGCAAGATCTCGGG GTTAATTTAAAGCCAAAGGTTCCTACGAAAACTGTATGTGATGAGCATCTTGAGTTACGAAAAGAAATATTAACACTACTGAATCTTCAGAAGCAG CTGCAGTACAAGGAATCAGAAGGTTCATCACATCGTGAAGGGTCATTTGCTGCAATGCCAGACACTCCAAAA GATCGTGTGTTCGCATCTGACCCATTCAGTTTTGGAG CTGAAAGACCaatcaagaaagaacaaaagcgCAAG GGTCCTGGAAGACAAGCAGATACTCCTTCACCAGCTCATAAGCGTCCGAGAAAGATGAAAGCCTCTgatctctaa
- the LOC104793705 gene encoding galactinol synthase 1 yields MAPELTQTPAAKSTVTIAKPSPMIQGSDRAYVTFLAGNGDYVKGVVGLAKGLRKVKSAYSLVVAILPDVPEEHRRILVEQGCIVREIEPVYPPENQTQFAMAYYVINYSKLRIWKFVDYSKMIYLDGDIQVYENIDHLFDLPDGYFYAVMDCFCEKTWSHTPQYKIGYCQQCPEKVQWPKAELGEPPDLYFNAGMFLFEPKLETYENLLETLKITPPTPFAEQDFLNMYFKKIYKPIPLVYNLVLAMLWRHPENVELDKVKVVHYCAAGSKPWRYTGKEANMNREDIKMLVNKWWDIYNDDSLNYKKPVAVVDTEADLVNLKPFITALTEAGRVNYVTAPSAA; encoded by the exons ATGGCTCCGGAACTTACTCAAACCCCCGCTGCTAAATCCACCGTGACGATAGCAAAACCGTCTCCGATGATCCAGGGTAGCGATCGAGCTTACGTGACGTTTCTAGCTGGTAACGGTGATTATGTCAAAGGAGTCGTTGGTTTAGCCAAGGGGTTGAGAAAAGTCAAATCGGCGTATTCGCTCGTTGTTGCTATATTACCTGACGTTCCGGAGGAGCACCGTCGTATCCTGGTGGAACAAGGCTGCATTGTCCGTGAAATCGAACCCGTTTACCCACCCGAGAACCAAACTCAGTTTGCCATGGCTTATTACGTCATCAACTACTCTAAACTCCGTATCTGGAAG TTTGTGGACTATagtaaaatgatatatttagaTGGAGACATTCAAGTTTACGAGAACATCGATCACTTGTTCGATCTTCCTGATGGATACTTCTACGCCGTGATGGATTGTTTCTGCGAGAAGACATGGAGCCACACGCCGCAATACAAGATCGGATATTGCCAACAGTGCCCGGAGAAAGTCCAGTGGCCAAAGGCAGAGCTTGGAGAGCCACCGGATCTTTACTTCAACGCAGGGATGTTCTTGTTCGAGCCTAAACTCGAGACTTACGAGAACCTACTAGAAACTCTTAAAATCACTCCTCCGACTCCTTTCGCTGAACAG GATTTTCTGAACATGTACTTCAAGAAAATCTACAAGCCGATTCCTTTAGTGTACAATCTCGTCCTTGCCATGTTATGGCGTCACCCGGAAAATGTAGAGCTTGATAAAGTCAAGGTGGTGCACTACTGTGCAGCG GGTTCGAAGCCGTGGAGATACACAGGGAAGGAAGCGAACATGAACAGAGAAGACATCAAAATGTTAGTGAACAAATGGTGGGACATTTACAACGATGATTCCTTGAATTACAAGAAACCTGTAGCCGTTGTCGACACAGAGGCCGATCTGGTGAATTTGAAGCCGTTTATCACCGCTCTTACTGAGGCTGGACGCGTCAACTACGTGACCGCACCGTCCGCTGCTTGA
- the LOC104699491 gene encoding DUF724 domain-containing protein 6-like, which produces MRVSMDQRLDIREGREVEVCYEENGFKAVWYKAIIEATKSKSGFIEHSVRLLKDDFATPLIQLSLHVLLRPLPPRHLQARISIKQGCVVDAYHKDGWWTGFVIKELKDDNSESCCLVFFDSPPDIILFERKDLRPHLKWFYKKWWVRPKSQLLAEESMFSPGTMVEVSSKTDEMEIVWVPAMIIKEIEEDDETKKYIVKFCNKPLSWEGSKETSNETVDSQSVRPKQPLFLVEEYKLLDCVEAFRGLRWRKGIVNRFVSQKSYMVSFEDTNKQLRFNHSDLRPPMEWEDGVWKL; this is translated from the exons ATGAGGGTGTCTATGGATCAAAGGCTAGATATAAGGGAAGGTCGTGAAGTCGAAGTCTGCTATGAAGAGAATGGCTTTAAAGCCGTTTGGTACAAAGCCATTATCGAGGCAACGAAATCGAAATCTGGTTTCATAGAACACAGTGTACGCTTGCTCAAGGATGATTTCGCGACTCCTCTTATCCAACTCTCCCTACATGTCTTGCTTCGACCTCTTCCCCCACGACATTTGCAAGCTCGCATCAGTATCAAGCAAGGCTGCGTCGTCGACGCTTACCACAAAGATGGGTGGTGGACTGGGTTTGTTATCAAAGAGTTGAAGGATGATAACAGCGAGAGTTGTTGTTTGGTGTTCTTCGATTCACCGCCTGATATCATTCTCTTCGAGAGAAAGGATTTGAGGCCTCATCTTAAATGGTTCTACAAGAAATGGTGGGTTAGGCCAAAGTCACAG cTTTTGGCTGAGGAATCTATGTTTAGCCCTGGAACAATGGTGGAAGTGAGTTCCAAGACTGATGAGATGGAAATTGTTTGGGTTCCTGCAATGATCATCAAAGagattgaagaggatgatgagacGAAGAAATATATTGTCAAGTTTTGCAATAAGCCTTTGAGCTGGGAGGGTAGTAAGGAAACATCCAACGAAACTGTTGATTCACAAAGTGTTAGGCCAAAACAGCCTCTGTTTTTGGTTGAAGAGTATAAGTTGTTGGACTGTGTTGAGGCGTTTCGTGGTTTGAGGTGGCGTAAAGGGATAGTGAATCGATTTGTCTCTCAGAAATCGTATATGGTGAGTTTCGAGGATACAAATAAGCAGTTGAGATTCAATCACTCGGATCTAAGGCCTCCAATGGAGTGGGAAGATGGGGTTTGGAAG TTGTGA